One window from the genome of Populus alba chromosome 15, ASM523922v2, whole genome shotgun sequence encodes:
- the LOC118057581 gene encoding probable galactinol--sucrose galactosyltransferase 2, translating into MTIKATPIIKDGCLMVRGKVVLTRVPQNILVSPASNGSAFFGATSPSPSSRHVFSLGVLEKYRFLCLFRVKIWWMIPRVGKSGSEIPMETQMLLLEATEESALNDEVNSSETSTDNTFYILFLPVLDGLFRSSLQGTSANELHFCVESGDANVQTSQALEAVFVNSGENPFELIKNSVKILEQHKGTFCHIENKKIPAHLDWFGWCTWDAFYTQVNPQGIKEGLQSFLEGGCSPKFLIIDDGWQDTVNEFCKEGEPLIEGTQFATRLADIKENRKFKSSGPDEDCTNLHEFIDTIKEKYGLKFVYVWHALAGYWGGVLPSSDSMKKYNPKLVYPIQSPGNVGNMRDIAMDSLEKYGVGVIDPSKIFDFYNDLHSYLASNGVDGVKVDVQNLIETLGSGCGGRVLLTRQYQEALEKSISRNFKENNLICCMSHNSDSIYSSKTSAIARASEDFMPRQPTFQTLHIASVAFNSFLLGEIVVPDWDMFHSKHETADFHGAARALGGCAVYVSDKPGIHDFKILKKLVLPDGSILRARHAGRPTRDCLFEDPVMDAKSLLKIWNLNKLTGVIGVFNCQGAGSWPMKQEAEEIPAAPSGPSSLSGHVSPIDVEFLDDIAGEDWNGDCAVYAFNSGSLSMLPKKGILEVFLTTLKYEIYTISPIKVFGQNLQFSPIGLLDMYNSGGAVEAVNCIIDVSSCTIKVDGRGGGRFGAYSNTKPTFCRVDMKEEEFTYNDKNGLLTVKLECTGSLREIEFIY; encoded by the exons ATGACAATCAAAGCCACGCCTATCATCAAAGATGGCTGCCTCATGGTGAGAGGCAAGGTGGTTCTGACCAGAGTTCCGCAAAACATTCTTGTTTCTCCGGCAAGCAATGGCTCTGCTTTCTTTGGTGCTACATCTCCATCTCCAAGTTCTCGCCATGTGTTTAGCCTTGGAGTTCTTGA GAAGTACAGGTTCTTGTGCCTTTTTAGGGTCAAAATCTGGTGGATGATACCTCGTGTTGGGAAATCCGGTAGTGAAATTCCCATGGAAACTCAAATGCTTTTGTTGGAAGCAACAGAGGAATCTGCCCTGAATGATGAGGTGAATTCTTCTGAAACATCAACTGATAATACTTTCTACATTCTTTTCTTGCCTGTCTTGGATGGACTATTTCGATCTAGTTTGCAAGGAACTTCGGCAAATGAGCTCCACTTCTGCGTTGAAAGCG GAGATGCTAATGTCCAAACCTCACAAGCACTTGAAGCAGTATTTGTAAACTCAGGGGAGAACCCTTTTGAGCTTATTAAGAATTCCGTCAA GATACTGGAGCAACACAAGGGGACATTTTGCCACATTGAGAACAAGAAG ATTCCTGCACATTTAGACTGGTTTGGCTGGTGTACTTGGGATGCTTTTTACACTCAAGTAAATCCACAAGGAATCAAAGAGGGCCTTCAAAG TTTCTTAGAGGGTGGGTGTTCACCAAAGTTTCTTATTATTGATGATGGATGGCAAGACACAGTGAATGAATTTTGCAAGGAAGGTGAACCTCTTATCGAAGGGACACA GTTTGCTACTAGATTGGCAGATatcaaagaaaatagaaaattcaaaagttCAGGTCCAGATGAAGACTGCACCAATTTGCATGAATTTATTGATACCATCAAAGAGAAATATGGATTAAA ATTTGTTTATGTGTGGCACGCTTTAGCTGGTTATTGGGGAGGGGTTCTTCCATCATCTGATTCAATGAAAAAGTACAACCCAAAACTTGTATATCCAATTCAGTCACCTGGTAATGTGGGGAACATGAGAGACATTGCAATGGACAGCTTGGAGAAATATGGAGTTGGAGTCATTGATCCCAGTAAGATATTTGATTTCTACAATGATCTTCATAGCTATCTGGCAAGCAATGGTGTAGATGGAGTCAAGGTGGACGTCCAGAATCTGATTGAAACTTTAGGTTCTGGATGTGGAGGTCGAGTGTTGTTGACTAGACAGTATCAGGAAGCACTTGAGAAATCTATTTCAAGAAACTTCAAAGAAAATAATCTAATTTGTTGCATGAGTCACAACTCTGACTCAATCTACAG TTCGAAGACAAGTGCAATTGCAAGAGCATCAGAGGATTTCATGCCAAGACAGCCAACATTTCAGACCTTGCACATTGCGTCTGTAGCTTTCAACAGCTTTCTTCTTGGGGAGATTGTTGTTCCAGACTGGGACATGTTCCAT AGCAAACATGAGACTGCTGACTTCCATGGTGCTGCAAGAGCATTGGGTGGATGTGCAGTATATGTAAG TGACAAGCCAGGCATTCATGACTTCAAAATCCTTAAGAAGCTCGTGTTGCCCGATGGGTCTATCCTGAGAGCTAGACATGCTGGCCGTCCCACAAGAGATTGCTTATTTGAAGATCCTGTCATGGATGCGAAAAG TTTGTTGAAGATATGGAACTTGAACAAGTTAACTGGGGTCATCGGTGTTTTTAATTGCCAAGGAGCAGGAAGTTGGCCGATGAAACAAGAAGCTGAAGAAATACCTGCTGCGCCTTCCGGGCCTTCATCCCTTTCAGGTCATGTGAGTCCTATTGATGTTGAATTTCTCGACGATATTGCCGGTGAAGATTGGAATGGAGATTGTGCAGTCTATGCTTTCAATTCGG GATCTCTTTCCATGCTGCCAAAGAAAGGAATTCTTGAGGTGTTCTTGACCACTCTAAAATACGAGATATATACCATCTCTCCAATTAAG GTTTTTGGTCAGAATCTTCAGTTTTCTCCGATAGGATTGCTTGACATGTACAACTCGGGAGGAGCAGTCGAAGCTGTAAACTGCATTATCGATGTTTCATCTTGCACAATCAAAGTCGATGGCCGAGGCGGCGGCCGATTTGGAGCCTACTCCAACACTAAACCAACCTTTTGCAGGGTGGACATGAAAGAAGAAGAGTTCACTTACAACGACAAAAATGGATTATTGACGGTCAAACTTGAATGCACAGGCAGTTTAAGAGAGATTGAATTCATATATTAG
- the LOC118057407 gene encoding 28 kDa ribonucleoprotein, chloroplastic, with protein sequence MSATAASTLKPLVMAETCICSFPSIFTSKPPLKPLPISHRPIKLQLSYSRSLSTLSVKPKTHLSLTIPFVAQTSEWAQQEEENNTTITLTESEQEDSIRENEESNDVEGRVSDWEAEGEDAAASETEAARGEGERGDEEGFVEPPEEAKIYVGNLPYDVTSEKLAMLFDQAGTVEISEVIYNKETDTSRGFGFVTMSTVEESDKAIEMFNRYNLDGRLLTVNKAAPRGSRPERPPRVSEPSYRIYVGNLPWGVDSGRLEEVFSEHGKVVSAQVVSDWDTGRSRGFGFVTMSSESELNDAIAALDGQDLDGRAIRVNVAGERPRRSSF encoded by the exons ATGTCTGCCACAGCTGCTTCCACCTTGAAGCCTTTGGTAATGGCAGAAACATGCATATGTTCGTTCCCTTCAATTTTCACTTCAAAACCCCCTCTAAAACCTCTCCCTATCTCACATAGACCCATCAAGCTCCAACTCTCATACTCTCGCTCTTTATCAACGTTATCTGTAAAACCCAAAACCCATTTATCTTTAACAATCCCTTTTGTGGCCCAGACCTCGGAATGGGctcaacaagaagaagaaaacaacacCACTATCACTTTAACTGAGTCAGAACAAGAAGACTCCATTagggaaaatgaagaaagtaaTGATGTTGAAGGTAGAGTATCCGATTGGGAGGCTGAAGGAGAGGATGCAGCTGCTTCCGAAACCGAAGCTGCTAGAGGTGAAGGAGAGAGAGGTGACGAGGAGGGGTTTGTGGAGCCACCGGAGGAAGCTAAGATATATGTAGGGAATTTGCCTTATGATGTTACTAGTGAGAAGTTGGCTATGCTATTTGATCAAGCTGGAACTGTTGAGATTTCTGAG GTTATTTACAACAAGGAAACTGATACAAGTCGTGGCTTTGGGTTTGTGACGATGAGTACCGTTGAAGAGTCTGACAAGGCTATAGAAATGTTCAATCGTTAT AACTTAGATGGAAGGCTCTTGACTGTAAACAAGGCTGCTCCTAGAGGATCAAGGCCAGAACGCCCTCCTCGTGTGTCTGAACCCAGCTATAGAATCTATGTGGGCAACCTCCCATGGGGAGTGGATAGTGGTCGTCTTGAGGAAGTCTTTAGCGAACATGGTAAAGTTGTGAGTGCTCAGGTTGTTTCTGACTGGGATACTGGCCGTTCACGTGGTTTTGGCTTTGTAACTATGTCCTCAGAGAGCGAGTTGAATGATGCCATAGCCGCGCTTGATGGACAG GATCTGGACGGGAGAGCGATTAGAGTAAATGTTGCTGGGGAAAGACCAAGGCGCAGCTCCTTTTGA
- the LOC118057408 gene encoding protein-L-isoaspartate O-methyltransferase 1 isoform X2 gives MVEHLQHYGVISSKKVSEVMETIDRALFVPDGTPAYVDSPMAIGYNATISAPHMHATCLQLLEENLKPGMHALDVGSGTGYLTACLALMVGPQGRAVGVEHIPELANSSLRNIEKSAAAPLLKEGSLSIHVGDGRQGWPEFAPYDCIHVGAAAPEIPQPLLDQLKPGGRMVIPVGNIFQDLKVVDKKEDGSISVRSETSVRYVPLTSRDAQLRGY, from the exons atgGTGGAGCATTTGCAGCATTATGGGGTCATCAGTTCTAAAAAGGTCTCTGAAGTAATGGAAACTATCGACAGGGCTTTGTTTGTGCCAGATGGTACTCCAGCTTATGTTGACAGTCCCATGGCGATAGGTTACAATGCCACCATTTCTGCACCTCATATGCATGCAACTTGCCTGCAGTTGTTGGAGGAGAATTTGAAGCCTGGAATGCATGCCCTAGATGTTGGCTCAG GGACTGGGTATTTGACAGCATGCCTTGCTTTGATGGTTGGACCGCAAGGTCGTGCTGTTGGTGTGGAACATATTCCAGAGCTGGCTAATTCTTCCTTAAGGAATATTGAGAAAAGCGCAGCTGCCCCATTGTTGAAAGAAGGTTCCCTCTCAATTCATGTTGGTG ATGGAAGACAAGGCTGGCCAGAGTTTGCTCCATATGATTGCATACATGTTGGGGCAGCAGCACCAGAAATCCCACAGCCACTTCTCGATCAGTTGAAGCCTGGTGGCAGGATGGTGATTCCAGTTGGTAACATATTTCAGGATTTGAAGGTGGTTGACAAGAAGGAGGATGGTTCCATCAGTGTTCGGAGTGAAACTTCTGTTCGATATGTCCCTCTAACAAGTCGAGATGCCCAATTGCGGGGTTATTAG
- the LOC118057408 gene encoding protein-L-isoaspartate O-methyltransferase 1 isoform X1 — protein sequence MPISLSLPAGVIAYGYRNYSPPLKRLLAHNNNDIALFRYLYLRSSCNHIPSQLTSLFCFKFFPTNLNCLLTGNSLFFRMERFWSGSSINKNKAMVEHLQHYGVISSKKVSEVMETIDRALFVPDGTPAYVDSPMAIGYNATISAPHMHATCLQLLEENLKPGMHALDVGSGTGYLTACLALMVGPQGRAVGVEHIPELANSSLRNIEKSAAAPLLKEGSLSIHVGDGRQGWPEFAPYDCIHVGAAAPEIPQPLLDQLKPGGRMVIPVGNIFQDLKVVDKKEDGSISVRSETSVRYVPLTSRDAQLRGY from the exons atgccaattTCTCTATCCCTGCCAGCAGGAGTCATAGCGTATGGTTACCGCAACTACTCGCCTCCTCTTAAGCGTCTTTTAGCCCACAACAACAACGACATCGCTCTCTTTCGCTATCTTTATCTTCGCAGCAGCTGCAACCATATTCCATCTCAACTTACCTCTCTTTTctgttttaaatttttcccaACAAACCTTAATTGTCTCCTCACGGGTAACTCTCTTTTCTTCAGGATGGAG CGATTCTGGTCTGGAAGTagcatcaataaaaataaagcaatgGTGGAGCATTTGCAGCATTATGGGGTCATCAGTTCTAAAAAGGTCTCTGAAGTAATGGAAACTATCGACAGGGCTTTGTTTGTGCCAGATGGTACTCCAGCTTATGTTGACAGTCCCATGGCGATAGGTTACAATGCCACCATTTCTGCACCTCATATGCATGCAACTTGCCTGCAGTTGTTGGAGGAGAATTTGAAGCCTGGAATGCATGCCCTAGATGTTGGCTCAG GGACTGGGTATTTGACAGCATGCCTTGCTTTGATGGTTGGACCGCAAGGTCGTGCTGTTGGTGTGGAACATATTCCAGAGCTGGCTAATTCTTCCTTAAGGAATATTGAGAAAAGCGCAGCTGCCCCATTGTTGAAAGAAGGTTCCCTCTCAATTCATGTTGGTG ATGGAAGACAAGGCTGGCCAGAGTTTGCTCCATATGATTGCATACATGTTGGGGCAGCAGCACCAGAAATCCCACAGCCACTTCTCGATCAGTTGAAGCCTGGTGGCAGGATGGTGATTCCAGTTGGTAACATATTTCAGGATTTGAAGGTGGTTGACAAGAAGGAGGATGGTTCCATCAGTGTTCGGAGTGAAACTTCTGTTCGATATGTCCCTCTAACAAGTCGAGATGCCCAATTGCGGGGTTATTAG
- the LOC118057647 gene encoding leucine-rich repeat receptor-like serine/threonine/tyrosine-protein kinase SOBIR1: MAVPHQKHHLFFILLLLSLLLPTYARLSLDHSDLKAFANIQKDLGINGQRSSSSTPCNTPGVFCERRLSPNGTYVLKITRLVFKSQRLTGFLSPAIGRLSELKELSLTNNQLVDQFPAQIVNCKKLEILELGNNKFSGEVPSELSSIVSLRVLDLSSNLFSGNLSFLKHFPNLENLSLANNLFTGKVPKSIRSFRNLQSFDFSGNTFLEGPVPVIRKGESSRPQYPKRYILAENTSSTKSRNTSSGSKNYNLAPAPGPSAAASHKHKKGKRKLAGWLLGFLAGSVAGSLSGFVFSLLSKMVLAAVKGGRRDGGPAIFSPLIKRAEDLAFLEKDDGLANLEVIGKGGCGEVYKAELPGSNGKMIAIKKIIQPPKDAAELTEEDSKVLHKKMRQIQSEINTVGHIRHRNLLPLLAHVSRPDCHYLVYELMKNGSLQDALNHVTEGRRELDWLARHRIAVGVASGLEYLHLSHSPRIIHRDLKPANVLLDDSMEARIADFGLAKAMPDAKTHITTSNVAGTVGYIAPEYHQTLKFTDKCDIYSFGVVLGVLVMGKLPSDEFFQNTREMSLVKWMRNIMISDNPRQAIDPKLMGNGLEEQMLLVLKIACFCTIDDPKQRPNSKDVRCMLSQIKH, encoded by the coding sequence ATGGCCGTTCCTCACCAGAAACACCACCTCTTCTTCATTCTCTTACTCCTATCTCTCCTCCTCCCCACTTATGCAAGATTAAGCCTTGACCATTCAGACCTCAAAGCCTTCGCAAACATCCAGAAAGACTTGGGTATCAACGGTCAACGCAGCTCCTCCTCTACACCATGCAACACCCCTGGGGTGTTTTGTGAGAGGAGGCTCTCTCCCAACGGCACCTATGTGCTCAAAATCACAAGACTCGTCTTTAAGTCTCAACGGCTCACCGGGTTCTTGTCCCCGGCAATTGGACGGCTGTCCGAGCTCAAAGAGCTCTCATTAACCAACAACCAACTGGTTGACCAGTTCCCTGCTCAAATAGTCAACTGCAAGAAACTAGAGATTCTTGAGCTTGGAAACAACAAGTTTTCAGGTGAAGTTCCCTCTGAATTATCATCAATTGTTAGTCTTCGAGTTCTTGATCTCTCTAGCAATTTATTTTCTGGGAATTTGAGTTTCTTAAAGCATTTCCCCAACCTGGAAAATCTCTCTCTTGCAAATAATCTCTTCACTGGAAAAGTTCCAAAGTCTATACGTTCGTTTCGCAATCTCCAGTCCTTCGACTTCTCAGGGAACACTTTTCTTGAAGGACCTGTGCCAGTGATAAGAAAAGGTGAATCCTCAAGGCCCCAATACCCAAAACGTTATATTTTGGCGGAGAACACGTCGAGTACAAAATCAAGGAATACTTCTTCTGGAAGCAAAAATTACAACCTAGCTCCAGCTCCTGGACCATCAGCAGCAGCGTCACACAAGCACAAGAAAGGCAAAAGGAAGCTTGCCGGTTGGCTCCTTGGATTTCTCGCCGGGTCAGTAGCTGGGAGTTTATCTGGGTTTGTGTTTTCATTATTGTCTAAGATGGTATTGGCAGCAGTAAAAGGCGGACGGAGAGATGGAGGACCTGCAATATTTAGTCCATTGATCAAGAGAGCAGAGGATTTAGCTTTCTTGGAAAAAGATGATGGGCTTGCAAACTTGGAAGTCATTGGGAAAGGTGGATGCGGAGAAGTTTACAAAGCTGAGCTGCCAGGAAGTAATGGCAAAATGATTGCcataaaaaagattattcagcCTCCAAAGGATGCTGCCGAGTTGACTGAAGAAGATAGTAAGGTTCTACACAAGAAAATGAGACAAATCCAGTCAGAGATCAATACCGTCGGCCACATCCGGCATCGAaaccttcttcctcttctagcTCATGTGTCTCGTCCTGATTGTCATTATCTTGTCTATGAATTAATGAAAAACGGAAGTCTACAAGATGCGTTGAATCATGTTACTGAAGGGAGAAGAGAATTGGACTGGTTAGCTCGCCACAGAATTGCAGTCGGAGTAGCATCGGGACTTGAGTACCTTCACTTGAGCCACAGTCCACGGATCATTCATAGAGATCTCAAGCCTGCAAATGTACTTCTCGACGACAGCATGGAAGCTAGAATCGCCGATTTTGGACTTGCAAAAGCAATGCCAGATGCCAAAACACATATCACAACTTCTAATGTTGCAGGAACAGTGGGGTACATCGCACCAGAGTACCACCAAACGCTCAAATTTACAGACAAGTGTGACATATACAGTTTTGGAGTGGTGCTTGGGGTATTGGTGATGGGAAAGCTTCCATCTGATGAGTTTTTTCAAAACACTCGTGAAATGAGTTTGGTTAAGTGGATGAGAAATATAATGATTTCGGACAATCCAAGACAAGCTATAGATCCAAAGCTGATGGGCAATGGGCTAGAGGAGCAAATGCTGCTGGTTCTGAAGATTGCTTGCTTCTGCACTATTGATGACCCAAAACAGAGGCCAAATAGTAAGGATGTTAGGTGCATGTTGTCACAAATCAAACACTAG
- the LOC118057401 gene encoding alkane hydroxylase MAH1, with protein sequence MVIRDIEDVEFESDITDCKDMLPLKDCIDEEIAYPVKGEALVIRRTLLVQVKEDDIDQNRSSVIINWPVVGMLPGLFRNSSRVHEFVTYVLQQCGGTFVFKGPWFGGLDFLMTSNPANLHHILRKKAFNYHKGPEFKEIFAESFGNGIFCADGDRWKTQRRTVHSFIKNSKFEEAVERNIQRKVLHGIFVILEHFSEQRREVDMQDVLKRFTFDCSCLLLLGFDPNSLSVEFPQVPYMQAYYDMEEVALQRHLKPQRFWKLQNWLQFGEERKMKNGSEIFDRLLYQCISRKKDLLNRSKIQMDREDFDLLTFMLVEDDDREEREMSAFKNSEKYARDMAFNLVSAGSESVSSGLTWFLWLVATHPPVEKSILEEIRTNLNAKGDDKGRCFSFGELSKLNYLQAAICEALRLYPPIPFEHTVSIDSDTLPSGHRIGKNTRVIYCPYSMGRMEEIWGEDCLEFKPERWISNNGEIKHVSPYKFIAFNAGPRACIGKDLALVEVKAVGAAVIWNYSLKVVEDHPILPANSIVLHMKHGLMVRVLKRCLS encoded by the exons atGGTTATTAGAGACATTGAAGACGTGGAGTTTGAAAGTGACATAACTGATTGTAAAGACATGCTACCATTAAAGGATTGTATTGATGAGGAGATTGCATACCCGGTTAAAGGTGAGGCTTTAGTTATAAGGCGTACACTTTTGGTTCAGGTCAAGGAAGATGATATTGATCA GAATAGAAGCTCTGTGATTATCAATTGGCCCGTGGTTGGAATGTTGCCGGGGCTGTTTCGCAATTCATCTCGAGTCCACGAGTTTGTAACCTATGTGCTTCAACAGTGTGGCGGCACATTTGTTTTCAAAGGGCCTTGGTTTGGTGGCCTTGACTTTCTGATGACCAGTAATCCGGCGAATCTTCACcacattttaagaaaaaaagcctTCAATTATCACAAGGGCCCTGAGTTTAAGGAGATTTTTGCTGAAAGTTTTGGTAATGGAATATTTTGTGCTGATGGAGATCGGTGGAAAACCCAAAGGAGAACAGTTcactcttttataaaaaatagcaagTTTGAGGAAGCTGTAGAGCGAAACATTCAACGAAAAGTCTTGCATGGAATATTTGTAATTCTTGAGCATTTCTCAGAACAAAGAAGAGAAGTAGACATGCAAGATGTGTTGAAGCGATTCACGTTTGACTGTAGCTGCCTATTGTTGTTGGGATTTGATCCGAACTCTCTTTCAGTTGAATTCCCTCAAGTTCCATACATGCAAGCTTATTATGATATGGAGGAGGTTGCACTTCAACGACATCTTAAGCCACAAAGGTTTTGGAAGCTACAAAACTGGCTTCAATTTGGGGAAGAGAGGAAGATGAAAAACGGTTCGGAGATCTTCGATCGTTTACTGTACCAGtgcatttcaagaaaaaaagatttattaaacaGAAGCAAAATCCAAATGGACAGAGAGGATTTCGACTTGCTAACATTCATGTTAGTTGAAGATGATGATCGAGAAGAAAGGGAAATGAGTGCCTTCAAAAACTCGGAGAAATATGCAAGAGACATGGCGTTTAACCTCGTATCAGCTGGAAGTGAGTCCGTAAGTTCCGGTCTTACTTGgtttctttggcttgtggcaaCTCACCCACCGGTAGAAAAGAGTATTTTAGAAGAGATCAGAACAAATTTAAATGCAAAAGGAGATGATAAGGGGAGGTGTTTCAGTTTTGGAGAGCTATCTAAGCTAAATTATCTCCAAGCAGCTATATGCGAGGCCCTCCGACTCTATCCACCCATACCTTTCGAGCACACAGTTTCGATTGACTCGGACACTCTTCCGAGCGGGCATCGAATCGGCAAAAATACAAGGGTTATTTATTGTCCTTACTCAATGGGAAGGATGGAAGAGATATGGGGTGAAGATTGCCTGGAATTCAAGCCAGAGAGGTGGATTTCAAACAATGGAGAAATCAAACATGTCTCGCCTTACAAGTTCATAGCATTTAATGCAGGGCCGAGAGCTTGTATCGGCAAGGACTTGGCCTTGGTGGAAGTGAAAGCTGTTGGCGCCGCCGTGATATGGAATTATAGCTTGAAAGTGGTTGAAGATCATCCTATTTTACCAGCTAATTCTATAGTCCTTCATATGAAACATGGCTTGATGGTTAGAGTATTGAAGAGATGTCTTTCCTAG